The Dokdonella koreensis DS-123 genome has a segment encoding these proteins:
- a CDS encoding EAL domain-containing protein, translated as MAGTASPTRFQRGSALIVTGNAGDRDRLCAALDGLDFDAIYAVADVPQARLVVGQVERLELVLLELGDRERVAAAFCSELRQAAPLDPPTVIALVAVGAAGSMPGRDRLLARGVADWVRVPVDIDEVLARIATALDARGLRLPGRGPVAGDRYRFAFDESQDELLVVDAESGRVLDANPAFLQRSGHARVQVVGARAEAFDALPSVEWRLECLNRLAGEGSARFAGHRERIDGTRYPVDAEVRLSISDGHPVHVYTFRDPGDLGRYRLALSTLGAIGRASGGDAALQQILRHAMDWLECDWGVVAMLCPESAEFTRVVAAEDRALPFGLTESSDREPLLRLLVEGDDILEGRDAWRVVPASSLLRARHYECMIGLPLRDERDTVIGAWLMARAAPLEIDGLVRDGLQVIAMRIGLDLEIRQVREQGRARGLRDALTGLPNRLLFSDRLDSTIKQAHRTGESFAILFIEVEPFPAGDGAQAPVSGDRMLPVVAQRLRSCVRAYDTVARYSGHEFVVILRHIVKREDALRIADKIVRAMDAPLPAGIDPGHRVRTTIGLSFHPDDAILADRLLLQAEEAMRSAKGMGHSNYQAYVVMPEESQRQRLALEEKLRKAERNGELRVYYQPQIDGRTEDIVGMEALIRWENPELGMISPGFFIPLAEQTGLIVDLGLWVLRAACADARRWQARFGLPLRVSVNLSALQLRQGDLVERIGAVLAETGLDPRSLDLEVTESISLKAIPNLLATLQALREIGCRTSIDDFGTGQSSLDYIKRFPADSIKIDQAFVRNIGVDPDDEAIVRATIDMAHNLGRTLVAEGVEVERHVEFLRAHGCDVLQGYLFCRPVPAATFEAMLIERERLFRRIAEPSGAS; from the coding sequence ATGGCCGGCACCGCCTCTCCTACCCGCTTCCAGCGCGGCTCGGCCCTGATCGTCACCGGCAACGCCGGGGACCGCGATCGCCTGTGCGCGGCGCTCGACGGGCTGGATTTCGATGCGATCTACGCCGTCGCCGACGTGCCGCAGGCGCGCCTGGTGGTGGGGCAGGTCGAGCGCCTGGAGCTGGTCCTGCTGGAGTTGGGCGACCGTGAGCGCGTCGCGGCCGCGTTCTGCAGCGAGCTGCGGCAGGCGGCGCCCCTGGATCCGCCGACGGTCATCGCCCTCGTCGCCGTCGGCGCAGCCGGATCGATGCCGGGGCGCGATCGCCTGCTCGCCCGGGGCGTGGCCGACTGGGTGCGCGTCCCGGTCGACATCGACGAGGTGCTGGCACGGATCGCGACCGCGCTGGACGCCCGCGGCCTGCGCCTGCCCGGTCGTGGGCCGGTCGCCGGGGATCGCTATCGCTTTGCCTTCGACGAAAGCCAGGACGAGCTGCTGGTCGTGGACGCCGAGAGCGGGCGGGTTCTCGACGCCAATCCGGCGTTCCTGCAGCGCTCGGGCCATGCGCGCGTCCAGGTGGTGGGCGCGCGGGCGGAAGCCTTCGACGCCCTGCCGTCGGTCGAATGGCGCCTGGAATGTCTCAACCGGCTGGCCGGCGAGGGCAGTGCGCGCTTCGCCGGCCATCGCGAGCGCATCGACGGGACGCGCTATCCGGTCGATGCCGAGGTGCGCCTGAGCATCAGCGACGGGCATCCGGTCCACGTCTACACGTTTCGCGACCCGGGCGACCTGGGACGCTACCGGCTGGCGCTGTCGACGCTGGGAGCGATCGGCCGCGCATCGGGTGGCGATGCCGCGTTGCAACAAATCCTGCGCCATGCGATGGACTGGCTCGAGTGCGATTGGGGCGTGGTGGCGATGCTGTGCCCGGAAAGCGCCGAGTTCACGCGAGTGGTCGCGGCGGAAGACCGCGCGCTGCCGTTCGGCCTCACCGAAAGCAGCGACCGCGAGCCGCTGCTGCGGTTGCTGGTCGAAGGCGACGACATCCTCGAAGGACGCGATGCCTGGCGCGTCGTCCCTGCATCGAGCCTGCTGCGGGCTCGCCATTACGAATGCATGATCGGCCTGCCGTTGCGCGACGAGCGCGACACGGTGATCGGCGCCTGGCTGATGGCGCGGGCGGCGCCGCTGGAGATCGACGGCCTGGTCCGCGACGGCCTGCAGGTCATCGCGATGCGCATCGGCCTGGACCTGGAGATCCGCCAGGTGCGCGAGCAGGGGCGCGCGCGCGGCCTGCGCGACGCGCTGACCGGCCTGCCCAACCGCCTGCTGTTCAGCGACCGCCTGGACTCGACGATCAAGCAGGCGCATCGCACCGGCGAGAGCTTCGCGATCCTGTTCATCGAGGTCGAGCCGTTTCCGGCCGGCGACGGCGCGCAGGCGCCGGTTTCCGGCGATCGCATGCTGCCGGTGGTGGCGCAGCGGCTGCGTTCGTGCGTGCGTGCGTACGACACGGTGGCGCGCTATTCCGGCCACGAGTTCGTCGTGATCCTGCGCCACATCGTCAAGCGCGAGGACGCGCTGCGGATCGCCGACAAGATCGTCCGCGCGATGGACGCGCCGCTGCCGGCCGGCATCGACCCCGGCCATCGCGTCCGCACGACGATCGGCCTGAGCTTCCATCCCGACGATGCGATCCTCGCCGATCGCCTGCTGCTGCAGGCCGAGGAAGCGATGCGCTCGGCCAAGGGCATGGGCCACAGCAACTACCAGGCCTACGTGGTGATGCCCGAGGAGTCGCAGCGGCAGCGCCTGGCGCTGGAGGAGAAGCTGCGCAAGGCGGAGCGGAACGGCGAGCTGCGGGTCTACTACCAGCCGCAGATCGACGGGCGGACCGAGGACATCGTCGGCATGGAGGCGCTGATCCGCTGGGAGAACCCCGAGCTCGGCATGATCAGTCCGGGCTTCTTCATCCCGCTGGCCGAGCAGACCGGGCTGATCGTCGACCTCGGCCTGTGGGTGCTGCGCGCGGCCTGCGCGGACGCGCGGCGCTGGCAGGCCCGTTTCGGCCTGCCGCTGCGCGTCAGCGTCAACCTCTCGGCGCTGCAGCTGCGCCAGGGCGACCTGGTCGAGCGGATCGGCGCGGTGCTGGCCGAGACCGGGCTGGACCCGCGCTCGCTGGACCTGGAAGTCACCGAAAGCATCAGTCTCAAGGCGATCCCGAACCTGCTGGCCACGCTGCAGGCCCTGCGCGAGATCGGCTGCCGCACCTCGATCGACGATTTCGGTACCGGCCAGTCGTCGCTCGACTACATCAAGCGGTTTCCGGCCGACAGCATCAAGATCGACCAGGCGTTCGTCCGCAACATCGGCGTCGACCCCGACGACGAGGCGATCGTCCGCGCGACGATCGACATGGCGCATAATCTCGGGCGCACCCTGGTCGCCGAGGGCGTGGAGGTCGAGCGCCACGTCGAGTTCCTTCGCGCCCACGGCTGCGACGTGCTGCAGGGCTACCTGTTCTGCCGGCCGGTTCCCGCCGCCACCTTCGAGGCGATGCTGATCGAGCGCGAGCGCCTGTTCCGGCGTATCGCCGAGCCGTCCGGGGCGTCCTGA
- the rpoE gene encoding RNA polymerase sigma factor RpoE translates to MGETELDQALVQRVQHGDKRAFDLLVRKYQHKIVGVVSRYVSDWSEAQDVAQEAFLRAYRAIGAFRGDSQFYTWMYKIAINTAKNWLVSQGRRPPTEDVAIEDAVQFEGALRLKETATPDRELMRQEIERTVFQTVESLPEELRTAITLREVDGLSYEEIAESMNCPIGTVRSRIFRAREAIDEKLRPLLSDEEG, encoded by the coding sequence ATGGGCGAAACTGAGTTGGATCAGGCGCTGGTGCAGCGCGTCCAGCACGGCGACAAGCGCGCGTTCGACCTGCTGGTGCGCAAGTACCAGCACAAGATCGTCGGCGTCGTGTCGCGCTACGTGTCGGACTGGAGCGAGGCGCAGGACGTCGCGCAGGAGGCCTTCCTGCGTGCGTACCGTGCCATCGGCGCATTTCGAGGCGACAGTCAGTTCTATACCTGGATGTACAAGATCGCGATCAATACGGCCAAGAACTGGCTGGTGTCGCAAGGCCGGCGCCCGCCGACCGAGGATGTCGCGATCGAGGATGCGGTCCAGTTCGAGGGTGCCCTGCGGCTCAAGGAGACCGCGACGCCCGACCGTGAATTGATGCGCCAGGAAATTGAACGAACCGTGTTCCAGACGGTCGAAAGTCTGCCGGAAGAGCTGCGTACCGCGATCACCCTGCGTGAGGTCGACGGGCTCAGCTACGAGGAAATCGCCGAATCGATGAACTGTCCGATCGGCACGGTGCGTTCGCGCATCTTCCGGGCGCGCGAAGCCATTGACGAGAAACTGCGTCCGCTGCTGTCGGACGAGGAAGGTTGA
- a CDS encoding sigma-E factor negative regulatory protein has translation MSHDYREHLSALMDGELPRDESRFLLKRLERDDALGATWARFHVARQALRRQDIHALRPGFSAGVLACIHAEAVPQRRAGGTWLRWASGGAVAASVAVAALVLTRPAVETVDAGATASPRTMAARSGAPVAAAPASVSTLPQELRTPASSSVLLPVQTASATAGEGDWAQPVASFDPRMQSYLIRHYQAVGAAGQSGVVPYILLATPAQPPAAAPAANDPNPNR, from the coding sequence ATGAGCCACGATTACCGCGAGCACCTGTCTGCCCTGATGGATGGCGAGCTTCCGCGCGACGAGAGCCGCTTCCTGCTGAAACGGCTCGAACGCGATGACGCGCTCGGTGCCACCTGGGCGCGCTTCCACGTCGCCCGCCAGGCGCTGCGCCGCCAGGACATCCATGCCTTGCGCCCCGGCTTCTCGGCCGGCGTGCTCGCCTGCATCCATGCCGAGGCGGTTCCGCAGCGGCGTGCCGGCGGCACCTGGCTGCGCTGGGCTTCCGGCGGCGCGGTGGCCGCGTCCGTGGCGGTCGCGGCGCTGGTGCTGACCCGCCCGGCCGTCGAGACCGTGGACGCCGGTGCGACCGCTTCGCCGCGAACCATGGCCGCCCGGTCGGGTGCGCCGGTCGCGGCAGCGCCCGCCTCGGTATCGACCTTGCCGCAGGAGCTGCGCACGCCGGCGTCGAGCTCGGTGCTGCTGCCGGTCCAGACGGCTTCGGCCACGGCCGGCGAGGGCGACTGGGCACAGCCGGTCGCTTCGTTCGATCCGCGCATGCAGTCCTACCTGATCCGGCACTACCAGGCGGTCGGTGCCGCCGGCCAGTCGGGCGTCGTGCCCTACATCCTGCTGGCGACGCCGGCGCAGCCGCCGGCGGCCGCGCCGGCCGCCAATGACCCGAACCCGAACCGCTGA
- a CDS encoding MucB/RseB C-terminal domain-containing protein produces MAIAWAGCSPVAFGQQVEAPQLLDRMNAAMRDLDYHGSLIYQHGGRIDALRIFHAGGENERERLISLSGPRNEVIRAGNTVTCIQGPRTPTVFPSNRQQLLPLLPDTRNERYQASYSSRLGGTDRVAGYDAQIVEVVPRDGYRYGYRLWIERDSHALLRAAIVTVDQRPLEQFMFVNLTIGSAPSAADLLPSRPIERATLPDGEVAIENSRWRLGDLPPGFALAGSRRPADGGADAEHLVVSDGLVSVSVYVERRTENSPESDIAMSRGVLSVYTRIADPWRITALGNVPKETIEKIALSVDAAAP; encoded by the coding sequence ATGGCGATCGCGTGGGCCGGTTGCTCGCCGGTCGCGTTCGGCCAGCAGGTCGAGGCGCCCCAGTTGCTGGACCGCATGAATGCGGCGATGCGCGACCTGGACTACCACGGTTCGCTGATCTACCAGCACGGCGGGCGGATCGACGCCTTGCGGATCTTCCACGCCGGCGGCGAGAACGAGCGCGAGCGGCTGATCAGCCTCTCCGGGCCGCGCAACGAGGTCATCCGCGCCGGCAACACGGTCACCTGCATCCAGGGGCCGCGCACGCCCACCGTGTTCCCGTCCAACCGGCAGCAGCTGCTGCCGCTGCTGCCCGATACCCGCAACGAACGCTACCAGGCCTCGTACTCGAGCCGGCTCGGCGGCACCGACCGGGTCGCCGGCTACGACGCGCAGATCGTCGAAGTGGTTCCGCGCGACGGCTACCGCTACGGCTACCGGCTGTGGATCGAGCGCGACTCCCATGCGCTGCTGCGCGCGGCGATCGTCACCGTCGACCAGCGGCCGCTGGAGCAGTTCATGTTCGTCAACCTGACGATCGGCAGCGCCCCGAGTGCCGCCGATCTGCTGCCGAGCCGGCCGATCGAGCGCGCGACCCTGCCCGATGGCGAGGTCGCGATCGAGAATTCGCGCTGGCGACTGGGCGACCTGCCGCCGGGCTTCGCGCTCGCCGGCAGCCGGCGCCCCGCCGACGGCGGGGCCGACGCCGAACATCTGGTGGTCTCCGACGGCCTGGTCAGCGTCTCGGTCTACGTCGAGCGCCGCACCGAGAATTCGCCCGAGTCGGACATCGCGATGAGCCGCGGTGTCCTGAGCGTCTACACCCGGATCGCCGATCCGTGGCGGATCACCGCGCTGGGCAACGTGCCGAAGGAGACGATCGAGAAGATCGCGCTGTCGGTCGACGCCGCGGCGCCTTGA
- a CDS encoding DegQ family serine endoprotease, with product MTRFFARWLLVPVVGFAAVAAQAANLPDFTDLVDRYGTAVVNVEATGSVDNALQDEDQQVPEIFRRFFGPGGPGGQAPRPQGPRRSLGSGFIISADGYVLTNNHVVDGADEVRVRLSDRRDLEAKVVGTDPQTDIALLKVEAAALPAVTLGDSSKLRPGQWVVAIGSPFGLDHSVTAGIVSAIGRNTGGGQQYVPFIQTDVPINRGNSGGPLFNLDGQVVGINSQIFSNTGGYMGVSFAIPIDLAMNTVEQLKTSGRVSRGMIGVQIQNVDRDTAKALGLPRSGGALVNNVTTGGAADKAGVKLQDVILGFNGQEVVSSADLPPLVGLTKPGTQAELSIFRDGKTITVPITVGEQPAELTAGTGGGAAGATASNPLGLTVENLTPEQRRQLDLQDEGVVITRVGGSARASQLAPGDIVLRVGRTPIKTVADFNGAVKGVAPGDSVMLLVRRGDVTQFVAIGVPKTRDNG from the coding sequence ATGACCCGATTCTTCGCGCGCTGGTTGCTGGTCCCGGTCGTCGGTTTCGCCGCCGTGGCGGCGCAGGCGGCCAACCTTCCGGACTTCACCGACCTGGTCGATCGCTACGGGACTGCCGTCGTCAACGTCGAGGCGACCGGCAGCGTCGACAACGCGCTGCAGGACGAGGACCAGCAGGTTCCGGAGATCTTCCGCCGCTTCTTCGGCCCGGGCGGGCCGGGCGGCCAGGCGCCGCGTCCGCAAGGGCCCCGCCGGTCGCTGGGCTCGGGCTTCATCATCTCCGCCGACGGCTACGTGCTGACCAACAACCATGTCGTGGACGGTGCCGACGAGGTGCGCGTGCGCCTGTCCGACCGCCGCGACCTGGAGGCCAAGGTCGTCGGTACCGATCCGCAGACCGACATCGCGCTGCTCAAGGTCGAGGCGGCCGCGCTGCCGGCGGTGACGCTGGGCGACTCGAGCAAGCTGCGCCCCGGGCAATGGGTGGTCGCGATCGGCTCGCCGTTCGGACTGGACCACTCGGTGACCGCCGGCATCGTCAGCGCGATCGGCCGCAACACCGGCGGCGGACAGCAGTACGTCCCCTTCATCCAGACCGACGTGCCGATCAATCGCGGCAATTCGGGCGGCCCGCTGTTCAACCTCGACGGCCAGGTCGTCGGCATCAACTCGCAGATCTTCTCGAACACCGGCGGCTACATGGGCGTGTCGTTCGCGATCCCGATCGACCTGGCGATGAATACGGTCGAGCAGCTCAAGACCAGCGGCCGCGTGTCGCGCGGCATGATCGGCGTGCAGATCCAGAACGTCGATCGTGATACCGCCAAGGCGCTGGGCCTACCGCGCAGCGGCGGAGCACTGGTCAACAACGTGACCACCGGCGGGGCCGCCGACAAGGCCGGCGTGAAGCTGCAGGACGTGATCCTCGGCTTCAACGGCCAGGAAGTGGTCAGCTCGGCCGACCTGCCGCCGCTGGTCGGCCTGACCAAGCCGGGTACCCAGGCCGAGCTGTCGATCTTCCGCGACGGCAAGACCATCACGGTGCCGATCACGGTCGGCGAGCAGCCGGCCGAACTGACCGCGGGTACCGGCGGCGGTGCCGCCGGCGCCACCGCCTCCAACCCGCTCGGCCTGACGGTCGAGAACCTGACGCCCGAGCAGCGCCGCCAGCTCGATCTCCAGGACGAGGGCGTGGTCATCACGCGGGTCGGCGGGTCGGCGCGTGCCTCGCAGCTGGCGCCGGGCGACATCGTCCTGCGCGTGGGCCGCACGCCGATCAAGACCGTCGCCGACTTCAACGGGGCGGTCAAGGGCGTCGCGCCGGGCGATTCGGTCATGCTGCTGGTGCGGCGTGGCGATGTCACCCAGTTCGTCGCCATCGGGGTGCCCAAGACCCGCGACAACGGCTGA
- the lepA gene encoding translation elongation factor 4 has product MDLIRNFSIIAHVDHGKSTLADRIIQLCGGLTEREMEAQVLDNNPIERERGITIKAQSVSLPYTARDGKTYQLNFIDTPGHVDFSYEVSRSLAACEGALLVVDAAQGVEAQSVANCYTAVEQGLEVVPVLNKIDLPTADIERAKAEIEAVIGIDATDAVPISAKTGQNVVEVLEAIVARIPPPKPRDTDKLQALIIDSWFDNYLGVVSLVRVMQGEIKPKDKILVMSTGRWHEVDQVGVFTPKRLVRPKLGGGEVGWVTASIKEVNGAPVGDTLTLNADPAPRPLPGFQQVQPRVFSGLFPVSADDYPALREALEKLKLNDAALNFEPESSEAMGFGFRCGFLGLLHMDIIQERLEREYDLDLITTAPTVVYEVVKTDGSVILLDNPAKLPATQYVEEIREPIIVANILTPPDHIGNVIKLCEEKRGSQRSINYLGSQVQISYELPLAEVVLDFFDKLKSVSRGYASMDYHFDRFQAGPLVRLDVLINGDRVDALSLILHRAAADRRGRELVERMKDLIPRQQFDVAIQGAIGAQIIARSTVKALRKNVLAKCYGGDVSRKRKLLEKQKEGKKRMKQVGRVDIPQEAFLAVLQVDNK; this is encoded by the coding sequence ATGGACCTTATCCGCAACTTCTCGATCATCGCCCACGTCGACCACGGCAAGTCGACGCTCGCCGATCGCATCATCCAGCTGTGCGGCGGCTTGACCGAGCGCGAGATGGAAGCGCAGGTGCTCGACAACAATCCGATCGAGCGCGAACGCGGCATCACGATCAAGGCGCAAAGTGTTTCGCTGCCGTACACCGCGCGCGACGGCAAGACCTACCAGCTCAACTTCATCGACACGCCCGGGCACGTGGACTTCTCCTACGAGGTCAGCCGCTCGCTGGCCGCCTGCGAGGGCGCGCTGCTGGTCGTCGACGCGGCGCAGGGCGTCGAGGCGCAGTCGGTCGCCAACTGCTACACCGCGGTGGAGCAGGGGCTCGAGGTCGTCCCGGTCCTCAACAAGATCGACCTGCCGACCGCCGACATCGAGCGCGCCAAGGCCGAGATCGAGGCGGTCATCGGCATCGACGCCACCGACGCCGTGCCGATCAGCGCGAAGACCGGCCAGAACGTCGTCGAGGTGCTCGAGGCGATCGTCGCCCGCATCCCGCCGCCGAAGCCGCGCGACACCGACAAGCTGCAGGCGCTGATCATCGACTCGTGGTTCGACAACTACCTCGGCGTCGTCTCACTGGTGCGCGTCATGCAGGGCGAGATCAAGCCCAAGGACAAGATCCTGGTCATGTCGACCGGCCGCTGGCACGAGGTCGACCAGGTCGGCGTGTTCACGCCCAAGCGCCTGGTACGGCCCAAGCTCGGCGGCGGCGAGGTGGGCTGGGTCACCGCGTCGATCAAGGAAGTCAACGGTGCGCCGGTCGGCGACACCCTGACGCTGAACGCCGATCCGGCGCCGCGGCCGCTGCCCGGCTTCCAGCAGGTGCAGCCGCGCGTGTTCTCCGGCCTGTTCCCGGTCTCGGCCGACGACTATCCGGCGCTGCGCGAGGCGCTCGAGAAGCTCAAGCTCAACGATGCGGCGCTCAACTTCGAGCCGGAAAGCTCCGAGGCGATGGGCTTCGGCTTCCGCTGCGGGTTCCTCGGCCTGCTGCACATGGACATCATCCAGGAGCGGCTCGAGCGCGAGTACGACCTGGACCTGATCACGACGGCGCCGACCGTGGTCTACGAGGTCGTCAAGACCGACGGCAGCGTGATCCTGCTCGACAACCCCGCCAAGCTGCCGGCGACGCAGTACGTGGAAGAGATCCGCGAGCCGATCATCGTCGCCAACATCCTCACGCCGCCCGACCACATCGGCAACGTGATCAAGCTGTGCGAGGAGAAGCGTGGCTCGCAGCGCTCGATCAACTACCTCGGCAGCCAGGTGCAGATCAGCTACGAGCTGCCGCTGGCCGAGGTGGTGCTCGATTTCTTCGACAAGCTCAAGTCGGTCTCGCGCGGCTATGCGTCGATGGACTACCACTTCGACCGCTTCCAGGCGGGACCGCTGGTGCGCCTGGACGTGCTCATCAACGGCGACCGCGTGGACGCGCTGAGCCTGATCCTGCACCGCGCCGCTGCCGATCGGCGCGGACGCGAGCTGGTCGAGCGCATGAAGGACCTGATCCCGCGCCAGCAGTTCGACGTCGCGATCCAGGGCGCCATCGGCGCGCAGATCATCGCGCGCTCGACGGTCAAGGCGCTGCGCAAGAACGTGCTGGCCAAGTGCTACGGCGGCGACGTCTCGCGCAAGCGCAAGCTGCTGGAGAAGCAGAAGGAAGGCAAGAAGCGCATGAAGCAGGTCGGCCGCGTGGACATTCCGCAGGAAGCGTTCCTGGCCGTGCTCCAAGTCGACAACAAGTAA
- the lepB gene encoding signal peptidase I gives MHFNLALLLVILTAVSGLVWLVDWLFFAAGRRRRAEELRAMDTLPAEERRLRAEAALRESTIVEYARSFFPVLLLILVVRSFIAEPFKIPSGSMMPTLLVGDFILVNKFSYGVRLPVLNSKVLDTGEPKRGDVAVFRFPRDPRQDYIKRVIGVPGDQVTYRNRTLYVNGEQVADTYVGPYVGPSEPGGPNLAGAQTKQENLLGVEHRILVRPNQPPGPEGTWTVPDGQYFVMGDSRDNSADSRFWGFVPEENLVGKAFLIWMNCSGSFCTGGFDLSRIGTVIR, from the coding sequence GTGCATTTCAATCTTGCCCTGCTGCTCGTCATCCTGACCGCGGTCAGCGGTCTGGTCTGGCTGGTCGACTGGCTGTTCTTCGCCGCCGGTCGCCGGCGCCGCGCGGAAGAGCTGCGCGCCATGGACACGCTGCCCGCCGAGGAGCGCAGGCTGCGCGCCGAGGCGGCACTGCGCGAATCGACGATCGTCGAGTACGCGCGTTCGTTCTTTCCGGTGCTGCTGCTGATCCTGGTCGTGCGCTCGTTCATCGCCGAGCCGTTCAAGATCCCGTCCGGCTCGATGATGCCGACGCTGCTGGTCGGGGACTTCATCCTCGTCAACAAGTTCTCCTACGGCGTCCGCCTGCCGGTGCTCAACAGCAAGGTGCTCGATACCGGCGAGCCCAAGCGCGGCGACGTGGCCGTGTTCCGGTTCCCCCGCGATCCGCGCCAGGACTACATCAAGCGCGTGATCGGCGTGCCGGGCGACCAGGTGACCTACCGCAACCGCACGCTCTACGTGAACGGCGAGCAGGTCGCCGACACCTACGTCGGTCCGTACGTGGGGCCGTCCGAGCCGGGCGGGCCGAACCTGGCCGGCGCTCAGACCAAGCAGGAGAACCTGCTGGGCGTGGAGCACCGCATCCTGGTCCGCCCGAACCAGCCGCCGGGCCCGGAAGGCACCTGGACCGTGCCGGACGGCCAGTACTTCGTGATGGGCGACAGCCGCGACAACAGCGCCGACAGCCGGTTCTGGGGCTTCGTCCCGGAGGAGAACCTGGTCGGCAAGGCCTTCTTGATCTGGATGAACTGTTCAGGCAGCTTCTGCACCGGCGGTTTCGACCTTTCGCGTATCGGTACGGTCATCCGCTGA
- a CDS encoding DUF4845 domain-containing protein, whose amino-acid sequence MLSHRNPSRPGARPGRQRGITLIGFLVLLAVVGFFAYLAMRLVPAYTEYMGVVKSMELVKNEPNAAQASPEEIRRSLQIKFDTQYVDSKSVPPQAITVLRQGGEATLRVAYEKRIPFAYNVDLVVSFDKSVNLGGGY is encoded by the coding sequence ATGTTGAGTCATCGCAATCCGAGCCGTCCCGGCGCCCGACCGGGCCGCCAGCGCGGCATCACCCTGATCGGCTTCCTGGTTCTGCTGGCCGTCGTCGGCTTCTTCGCCTATCTGGCCATGCGCCTGGTACCCGCCTACACCGAGTACATGGGCGTGGTGAAGTCGATGGAACTGGTCAAGAACGAGCCGAATGCGGCGCAGGCCTCGCCCGAGGAGATCCGGCGCAGCCTGCAGATCAAGTTCGACACCCAGTACGTGGACAGCAAGAGCGTGCCGCCGCAGGCGATCACGGTGCTGCGCCAGGGTGGCGAGGCGACCTTGCGCGTCGCCTACGAGAAGCGCATCCCGTTCGCCTACAACGTCGATCTGGTCGTCAGCTTCGACAAGTCGGTCAACCTCGGGGGCGGCTATTAA
- the rnc gene encoding ribonuclease III, giving the protein MALGHAFDDARLLRQAFTHRSAGQPNNERLEFLGDSLLNLIVAELIFELHPRADEGEMTRLRASLVSGVALAERAREEAFPERLHLGGGEMKSGGHRRDSILADAYEAVIAAIYLDGGWTACREAVRSRFGTAVGTAPGRTEKDPKTRLQELLQGEGLPVPVYDLTDSRGEDHARTFEVTCTIEALSIHTRAEGSSRRTAEQRAAAEALEHVIAKLAE; this is encoded by the coding sequence ATCGCCCTGGGCCACGCGTTCGACGACGCGCGCCTGCTGCGGCAGGCGTTCACCCATCGCAGTGCCGGCCAGCCGAACAACGAGCGGCTGGAGTTCCTCGGCGACAGCCTGCTCAATCTGATCGTCGCCGAACTGATCTTCGAGTTGCACCCGCGTGCCGACGAAGGCGAGATGACGCGCCTGCGCGCCAGCCTGGTCAGCGGCGTCGCGCTGGCCGAGCGGGCGCGCGAGGAAGCGTTCCCCGAGCGACTGCACCTGGGCGGCGGCGAAATGAAGAGCGGCGGCCATCGCCGCGACTCGATCCTGGCCGACGCCTACGAGGCGGTGATCGCCGCCATCTACCTCGACGGCGGCTGGACCGCCTGTCGCGAAGCGGTCAGGTCGCGCTTCGGCACGGCGGTCGGAACCGCGCCCGGCCGGACCGAGAAGGATCCCAAGACGCGCCTGCAGGAACTCCTGCAGGGCGAAGGCCTGCCGGTACCGGTCTATGATCTGACCGACAGCCGCGGCGAGGACCACGCGCGGACCTTCGAGGTGACCTGCACGATCGAGGCCCTCTCGATCCATACCCGCGCCGAAGGGTCGAGCCGCCGGACCGCCGAGCAGCGCGCCGCCGCCGAGGCCCTCGAACACGTGATCGCGAAACTCGCCGAATGA